The genomic DNA GGGTTGGCATGTAGGTTGTCATGTTGGTTTGTACTCTGTAGGCTTACCATTTCCTCACCTGTGTTGCAGGTTGTAGTTGGATCTGGGGATGTGCCATGGGCTACGACGTTACCCGGTTCCAGGGGGAAGTGGATGAGGACCTGCTGTGCCCCATCTGCAGTGGAGTCCTGGAGGAGCCTGTGCAGGTCAGTGACGTGCACATCTGTACCATTTCAGCCATTGGAGAAGCAGTGCAATtcaatgttttaaaaaatcagTGCTGCCTCAGTCACTGAAAAATAAGGAATTGTCAGCGTGTTGTGAATTCAGTTCCATTTCAGTCAAATAGGATCCAGTTCTTGTCAACACGTTGACCACACACATGCTGTTCGATTTGTCGTAGAGAAAGGAGAAAAAAGGACATTTCAGCCCTGTAGGCCGTGCGCaggccatttattttgtgatgcTAGAAAGATGGTTATCATCTTGTCTGAAGTGCTCTTGCTGATAAGCTGTTCTTGCATTTCTATATACATTATATCACTAGACTTGTAATTTAATTCTCTATGATAAAGCTCTATTGATGAAGATCCAATGCTTGTATGGGAGGGGTGGGAGCGATAACAGACATATGAGAATGGGCTAAATCGCGTCTTGGCCAGGAAGGGTatgggcagagggaggagagcttACAGGATAATCAACTTTTAGAGGGATGAAGTGACAGCAATGGGAGAGGACAGAAGATATGGGGAAGAAGGAAATATGGAGAGATGAGCTCTGAAGGAAGGTTTGTCCATTCTTGTTCTAGATGAATGAGAAGAGCCTTATGTTTATAATGGTGCGTAAAGATGGTGTAAGTAATCAGGATAGAATAAGTGAGTGGCGATGCTTAGTCCTGTTAATGTAAATAAAGCATAGGGTTGCTAACATAACAATCTCCCAAATCGAGACCAACCATGAGGTGAGTAGCTTTAAATAGACACACTTGAAGAGGATGGCATTGTTTTCCTACATGTTTGCCCTTGGAGCAAATGGTTGCTGGATTGTGCTTTTTATAGTACAAAACACTTTTTCCAGCCTAGGGATTGGTCAATTAGTGTTATTAGTGTTCTTTGTTTTGCACTGTGTTTAGGAGTGAGTGATTGCATCTGTGTCTGTGGGAACATGTGTTGGTAGGTTAATTCAGCAAGGAGCTAGTGTGACTGTTCAGCGTCACTTCCAGTCAATGTAGCCTATGCATTCAGAGCTGTCCTTGGACTTTGTGCAGAATGCTGGCAGCAGTACAGGAATGTGGACATggtatactgagagagagggaagaattgGAATTCAGTTTGCTTGCATCTGCACTCAGCTGTGTGATGATCATTTATACTCCCTCTGGGGCCCCAGTGTGAATCAGCAGCTTTGCAGCACAGAACCCCCCACTGAGATGGGAAGAACCAGAACTAGGACCGTGTctgtaatggcaccctattccctataatgcactacttttgaccagggccttggtcaaaagtagtgcactatatagggaataggatgccatttggaactTACCCAGGGACTGCATGACGAACAGAGGGCAAGAAGGTTCAGTATCTGGGGGATTCATTGCTACCAGTAGCTTTCTTCCTGACACACCCAGGAACTGGAGTGGGAATGGCAATTGTAGCCAGCAGAACTAGCCTGCCCATCGCTAGCTTAGCGTCACGCACTGATGTCATCAGTACCGTCACCCCTGCGTTGATGAGCACTTCACCCACAGCAGAACTGCTATACTTCATGCTCTCTGCCTCTGGTTAGGGCTGGGAAATATATCGAATTCATTCAAATGTATGGTTTTGCACGGTATTCCAAAGGCCTGTTTTGCAAGaatgttatgtttttatttatgaAAATGTCAGTTTGTTCTCATGTTTTctttttggtctcgtctcctCCACTctttctgtgctgtgtgcacatTTACTttcacacgcgcgcgcgcgcacacacacacacacacacacacacacacacacacacacacggccctcCCAAACACAACAAGCCCCTCCCTCTGCTACTTACAACAATAACAAAGAGGAGCGATCGCTTCTTCCTCTGTGACAAGCAGTTTCAACTCGCTATTTGCATTTGAgatttggtccaacagaatgggTCATATGGACACCGAAACACATGGAGACATTATTTGACTGTAAGAAAGGAGAAGTGAACATTTCTAAAGATATCCTTTTTATGTTTATAACAGGAGTATCAATGAACACTTAGTTTGTTGTGCGTGCATTGCTGTACCACTTACCACTACCATtaactcgttctcattctgagaaataaggtcGGCCACTTGATTTCAGCATCTGAACAAAGTGAAGAGGCTAGCATGCTATTTAAACAGTTAGAGACGGACAGAAGGGTGCGTTCATAACAATTGAACTGTCCTACCTTGTTAGCTAGCACATAGATCCAAGTTGTCTAGACTTAAAACATAAAGATTACCTGGCAACTCACTAGCATGTGGGCTTGAGATTGTTTATGAGACCTGTTTTAATTTTCTATAATGCCCGCTACAAGAAGTTAGTCATTATTGGTGAATGCGCATAATTCATGGTTCTGGTTAAATttgtaacaaaaatatattttcagatCAGTGACTATTGCAAAAAAgctgatttattttatttattattttgataaaataatgtaattattAGTGGGTCTTACGGTTGTGGAAGGCTTACATTTAGTCTAGAAATAATTTCACACGCCCTGCATTCATTCATTATTGTTGACTGTTTTAAATGCAGTGTATTTTACCTTTTAATTGTACAACAAAGCTTGCTCTGAGTGTAcaagacattaggaacaccttcctaatattgaattgcacccccttttgcccacAGAACAGTCACAATTCATCGgccgtggactctacaaggtgtcaagcattccccaggaatgctggcccatgttgactccaaagcttcccatagttgtgtaaAGTTGGTGGGGTGTCCTTTATGTGGTGGACCATTTTTAGTCcacacggaaaactgttgagcgtgaaaaacctagcagtgttgcagttcttgacacactcaaaccggagCGCCTGGCACCTATTACTATACCCCTttcaatggcacttataaatctTTTGTGTTGTCCATTctctctcaattgtctcaaggcttaaaaatccatctttaacgtgtctcctctccttcatctacactgattgaagtggatttaacaagtgacatcaataagggatcatagactgaccaggtgaatcaaggtgaaagctatgtcatggaaaggACAGGTTATTTttttgtacacccagtgtatTCCGTGAATCGCCCATAAGTTTGAAAAAATCTGTATGATTTTTAGGCAATATCGCCCAACCCTACATCTAGTCATTCCAATAATTTGACATTTGAATCGGCATGTCTCTCGCtgtcaaaacatgtttttaacaGAAGAATTGTCatattatacattttatattaTCAACTGAAAATCTATTTCTAACAACACAGTGCTTTTTCACCGGAGCGGGTCTTTGTTTGCTGTCCCTTTCTTCCTACGTGTGTGACACTCCTTCCATCCTTAGGCCCCTCACTGCGAGCACGCCTTCTGCAATGCCTGCATCACCCAGTGGTTCTCCCAGCAGCAGATATGCCCCGTGGACCGCAGCGTGGTGACGCTGGCCCACCTGCGCCCCGTGCCCCGCATCATGCGCAACATGCTGTCCAAGCTGCAGATCACCTGCGACAACGCTGGCTTCGGTTGCACCGCCGTGCTGCGCCTCGACCAGCTGCAGTCGCACCTCAGGGACTGCCAGCACAACCCCAAGAGGCCCTTCCAGTGCGAGCAGGGCTGCGGGTGAGTGGGGTTGGCTCCAACAAAGGGGTTCCTCAAGGCTCTATTTTAGAGCATGTTTTGTTAATCCTTTATATAAATTATGTAGGCAAAGCTGTTTAACTGTAAACTTCATCTATATGAGGGAGCATGAGCACAACCCCAAGAGTGGCGCAAGAATCGGATTGGGAAACTCTGCTGTAGGCGAGTGGTGTTACGACAGTAGCTCTGGGTTAGTGGGTCAACAGGGCTGTGGGGGTAGGGTATTGACTAAAGGTTGTAGTTTACTGGGGCTGTAGGTGAGTCGGCTGAGCAGCTGTTATGTCCTCCCTACGTCCCTTCAGACTGGAGATGCCTAAAGACGAGGTGTCCAGCCACAACTGCATCAAACACCTGCGCAGCGTGGTGCAGCAACAGCAGGGCAAGGTCACCGACCTGGACAAGACTGCTGCTGAACACAAGCACCAGCTAGCAGAGCaggtctgcgtgtgtgtctgcagttatacgtgtgtgtgcgtcagggtgtgtttgtgtatgcgtaTGTATGCTTTCACGCGTGTGTGTCAGTGCTTGTACATCCGAGTGTTTGTGTAATGTTGCGGCAGCGTGGTCTGCAAGCCCAGTGTGATGTCTCCTCCCTGCCTCCAGAAACGGGACATCCAGCTGTTGAAGGCATACATGAGAGCCATCCGCAGTGCCAACCCCAACCTGCAGAACCTCGAAGAGACTATTGAGTACAATGAGATCCTGGAGTGAGTGGATTATTAAGCACTGTGGTGCAATACTCAATTGCACAGAACACTTTACAATCAGACAGTTTAACTTACTACGCTGCATCATTTTCCACCTTTTTTAGGCATAATTAATTTAAGTGATAATTATAGAGCTGGGCGATATAGACAAAAATCCTTATCGTAATAAATTGTTTGAATTGATGCGATAACGATAAATGGAACAATaagtttataacattaatgtgcacCAGTTTTAGTTTTTCTTCCCTTTAAATTATTTCTAGCTATTAGTCTGATGGTTGTGGTATCCATCaacttatttcatttcaaacttcacatttatCAAGTATAGGATACTTATTGTAATGAACAATATCAGCAAAAGGCCTGTGATAAGTATTCTTTATGGTCGGTGTTGATCACTTCCGGTTTATCGTCCCATTTCTATATGATTATAATAACTACGTATTAGGACACATCTAGTTGGTATTACATGATTGAAATAGCCATCATAATatcccagtcccccccccccccctcatcctctcctcaaCTTCCCCTCCTAGGTGGGTGAACTCCCTCCAGCCAGCGCGCGTCACCCGCTGGGGCGGCATGATCTCGACACCGGACGCTGTCCTCCAGGCGGTCATCAAGCGCTCACTCATTGACAGTGGCTGCCCGCCTTCCATCGTCAACGACCTGATCGAGAACGCCCACGAGAGGAACTGGCCCGCCGGCCTGGCCACGCTGGAGACGCGGCAGATGAACCGGCGCTACTATGAGAATTACGTGGCCAAGCATATCCCCGGGAAACAAGCAGTGGTGGTGATGGCCTGTGAGAACCAGCATATGGGTGAGGACATGATCCTGGAGCCAGGCCTGGTCATGATCTTCGCCCACGGGGTGGAGGAGATACTATGACCCGGCTGAAGGTGgtggagagcagaggggagactTCTGACTGACCTGAACTGAGTagaggagggagcaggggatGCTGTAACACTacggttgcatcccaaatggtaccctgttccttatggaccctggtcaaaagtagtgcactataaagggaatagggtgcctgtaAGAGGAGGGGAAGAGCCAATGACAAAGCAGGGATTAGGGAGATATGACACCATCACCAGTAGACTGGTATAGGGCAGGAGGTTGGCAACAGGTGGCCCACGAGCCAAAACTAGCCTTCAAGTGTTGTTTTTAGCAATTTGGGGGGGCTTTTGGGGGGCTTTTAGCAATTTTGGGGGGATTTTAGTTTTTTGGTCCAAAAAATActaaaatcaccaggaattcagATAAAAATCTGTTGAATTCCCACTAATAAAAAAAGAGAGCTGTGATCGTGTCTCAatcagtcgtggccaaaagttttgagaatgacacaaatattaatttccacaaagtttgctgcttcagtgtctttagatatttttctcAGATGTTActttggaatactgaagtatagttacaagcatttcataagtgtccaaggcttttattgacaattacatgaagttgatgcaaagagtcaatatttgcagtgttgacccttctttttcaagacctctgcaaaccaccctggcatgctgtcaatcaacttctgggccacatcctgactgatgacagcccattcttgcataatcaatgctctCTGTATCTATTTCCATggcactctctctcctccctgggcTGAGAAATGTGGATTATTTCCTGTTCAGGAGAAGGAATGCATGCTTGGATTGGTTAAGTGAATCCTATTGGATGTGCTCTGCTGTATGTGAGCCCCAGTATGCACATagatgcgggggggggggggggggggggggtgcgctgAATGTAAATGCAGTGTGTTTTATCACATTTTGGTGGGGAAGGACCAATTTACATTTTCCATCATTACAGTATCACATTTAATATGGTTTCACCTTCCCCTTTGTCAACAACAGACCTTGTTCATCCTCGCGATGCGGAAATAATCAGGAATGCCCTTGTTCATCCTCGGGATGCAGAGCTAATCAGGAATGCCCTTGTTCATCCTCGGGATGCAGAGCTAATCAGGAATGTCACTTCTGGTAGGAGTAGTAGATGGACAGTGAAGACTTGGAACTTTCTTTTGGTTTGAGTTTCACACATTGTGTTTTTTGTGATGTTATTGTTGTATATGATTTGTCTGAGTTAGTCCTGTGTTTGAACTGTTTTTCTTATGATATTTATGTAGTTGGTTTGAAGTGGGTCCAATTTGTATGAAAATAAAGACTCAGAGGCTACCAAAgcatttatgtacaaaataacatCAGCCAAAAGTCTgttctgttttattttattatttaggTTTGGTTTATTTTAATCGTTGTCAACTAGCATGTCACTAACACATCACTGTATATCATGTAGCTTCTCCTAATATTGGAAGGGACGAACCTGAACTTATCCAGTAAGAAATGCTAGTTttcgttgcaaaatgttttgctacagttTGATGGTGTGGACTAGTCAGGAACTGGGCTGCATTCAGTACGGGGGGAAATGGTGTGTAACATTCAATTAAATGGAAATGGTGCTGTTTTTTTCAACGACCAGTTGAATAAACGGGGAGCGATTGGGTTGGGGAACTCAGTCAGCATGGCCTCTGCCCTTTTAAATACGTCACTCATTGCttcatggggtggcagggtagcctagtgattagagcgttggactagtaaccgaaaggttgcaagatcgaatccccgagctgacaaggtaaaaatctgtcattctgcccctaaacaaggcagttaaaccactaggccgtcattgaaaataagaatttgttcttcactgacttgcctagttaaataaaaaaaaagtcaCACCCTACCAATCAGAGTAAACGCACATCAAAGTTGGTTCAAGAAAGTAGAAGGTTTTTGAGGACAAACCGTCACACACCGTAGCAAACGTTTAATCGAACTGAAAGTATCCCTGATATTTTAAATTGGTTTTGGGCTGCACCTGTCTACCTTTTTTGCTTATTCATGTGAACTAGTGTGTTACTGTGATGATGCCATACTGACTTGATGATAATAATACCACACAACTGGGTTAGAATTACACATTTATTGTAAATGTCCATCATATATCAATATTCACATACTGATGCACTTCCAGTTCAGTATCTATCCATAGTTTTATTTTGCGAGATATGTTTTCATTAAAAGCAGATAAGAATTCCTGGTGGTTTGGATTGTTGTATTGTGTTAATTTGTTTTATAACAACACACTTTATTTCCAAATACAAGGGGAAATCTTCCCCAATGAAAAACATTACATTGTAATGGCCTAAACCATGTCTCAACTTGTTCATGTATTGATGAGGAAATATTCTACCTGCTGTGCCCTGAGAAGCTACATTGTATCCTTTCTAACCTATCCACTCTTCTTGATGACAGTGATTCTGTGGCTCTTGTATTTTTAATCTGGAGTATTCTGTCAGTTATCCTTTGTCAAAAGACAAATTCAACTGCAAAAAGGGCCTCCTGTCCCAATGGATTACTTTAACCCCTTATCGCATAAATATATACGTAGGATCCGTCCTATATTGTCACCAAGGTGGTGCTAGTGTAACTTGTTGCAAGCTGGCGGCAAACCCCTCCCCACCCACTAAATCCGTTTATGTAAGGCCCTAATACACTAAAAACATCTACTCACTTAGGACGGCTACGCTACTGCTATGGCCACCTAACTTCATCCATGTTCGGCTGAATTCTGCTGTggactgtcgtggaaatttcctctatttaccaaatcatgagagcaaaccacacacaagtcagagttagttatcacaaagtccatctttaattatatgagctctatcacaaccctgtgactctcagatcaattccgtgtctatcaatgaattctctgagagtcccttacacattgcaactgagatcctttaatagcaaaagacacacatagccagacagcataggcataatatatcgttcagctttgtctcctaaactatgctcttttctcaaactcagaaccataaaccaatcctccatatcaacaggcatatatcaaatccatcctatcttgacaagatcacagagacacactgactggcacacagacattgtggagccaagagatacacgcttgacctctcctctctctccggcccaagcaacttagtcttgacatagaacagatactgcaaccccgccacagtattatacaaacacattctgatgagaagtaacttacaaacatatgatgaatataaaacatcttacctatgttaccaactaattctgattattccccaacaggaCACAGGGTTTCTTTCAGGTCCACTTGTCCCTCGTCACCTTTGCCATCTATTAGGACTTACTTCAAGGTATTTATGCAAAGTAAGCTGTTCTTACATTCCCTTATAATTGATTAATCTCCACCTGTAATCAAATGTGGCCTAGTGAAAGAGCTATGACCATCTGCCGATAACACACAATGTGTAGGCTATGGCGCCTATCTAACACGACGCCTTGGACTTGTTTGACTAACAAGGTTAGAACTGATTTTGGACACTAACCTACAGTGTAATTTGATGTTCCAAAACAAGTTAATAATGGTGATGGGTAGGCTGTTATTAATACTCATGTAAGTATTATTCCCTTATAATGACTGTTATGCCTGTTTAAATGTATATAcaattcacttataattcagttgAATGTATCTATTTTTATTTTCTCAACTCAAGTTGTATAAATATTTGTAACAATGGCTTACATAGAACACAATAGAGTCTGAATCTAAGGGCGTCTttacactacactactttgacgACACAAACTAGGTCCAAGAGATACTTATGGTAGTGTAAAGAGACGGATCTACACTGAACagaaatgtaaacgcaacatgtaaagtgttggtctcgtttcatgagctgaaataaaagatcccagaaatatttaAATACGCACAAAaatagtatttctgttttttgtttaaaTTGCACAAATACatcgctgttagtgagcatttctcatttgcctagataacccatccacctgacaggtgtagcatatcaagaagctgattaaacagcatgatcattacacaggtgcaccttgtgcttggggaCTTTAAAGGACCACTCTCTAAATTCTGCAGTTTcatcacacaatacaatgcctcagatgtctcaagttttgagggagcatgcaattggcattctgtctgcaagaatgtccaccagagctgttgccagagaattgaattttaatttctcaaccataagccACCTTGTGTGATTGTgatcagaagttgtgtggttgtatGGTTGTGGGCAGTAGTTCTGTGATTGTGTTCAGTAGTTGAGGTtttggtcagaagttgtgtggttgtgatcAGTGGTTGtagtcagaagttgtgtggttgttgCCAGTAGCTGTGGTCAGAAGtcttgtggttgtggtcagtagttatgtggtcAGTATTTGTGTGGTTATGGTCAGTAGTTTTGATCAGAAATTGTGGTTGTGGTCAGATCTGGTCTgtagctgtggtcagtagttttgttgtttttgtttgtagTCAGTGATTGTGGTCAGTCATTTTGGCCAGTAGTTGTGATCAGTAGTTGTCGGTACACGgacagaacttgtccatgtagaacaatttgggtttccaatctctccaaaagaatgtagtGATCaatggtgtcaaaagcagcactaaggtctaggagcacgaagacagatgcagagcctcggtctgacgccttcaagtgcagtctcagtgctatgatggggtctaaaaccagactgaagcgtttcataTACATTGTGCGTCTTCAGGAAGGCTgcgagttgctgtgcaacagctttttctacaattattgagaggaatgggagattcgatataggccgatttaggtttttatattttctgggtcaaggtttggctttttcaaacTGAGGCTAtgttactgccacttttagtgagtttggtacacatccggtggatatgtgttcaacataggagggccaagcacaggaagcagctctttcagtagtttagttggaatagggtccagtatgcagcttgaaggtttagagtccatgattattttcatcaatgtgtcaagatatatagtactaaaacacttgagtgtctcccttgatcttaggtcctggcagagttgtgcagactcaatacaactgagctttggaggagtACTCAGATTTAAAGAAGAAtctaatttgctttctaataatcatgatcttttcctcaaagaagttcatgaatttatcactgctgaagtgaaagccatcctctcttggggaatgctgctttttagttagctttgcgacagtatcaacaattacattttggattgttcttattttcctcaattaagttggaaaaatataaTGATCGAGCAACAGTGAGGGCTcgtcgatactgcacggtaccgtctttccaagctagtcggaagacttccagtttggtgtagcaccatttccgttccaattttctggaagagTGCTTCAGAGCTcgtgtattttctgtataccagggagctagtttcttatgacaaatgtttttttgttttaggGGTGCAAcagcatctagggtattacgcaaggttaaattgagtttctcagttaggtggttaactgatttttgtactatGACGTGCTTGGGTAGGCcaagggagtctggaagggcatctaggaatctttgggttgtccgagaatttatagcacaacttttgatgatccttggtattgggattctccttGCTTcagcgacacaatcccctcatcaactggtctactggtgccatcatgggctggagtctGTTCTGCCTCGCCCAGTGTCTGAAGTCAGCGCAACCTGCCCCGGGACATCTTCCTGGGGGCTCGGAAGGTTCCCCAGACCTCTCCACTATTCCCGCGGAGTATCAGGACCTTTGGGAGGTGTTCAACAACGCCCGGCCCACTTCGCTTCCGCCGCACCGACCATATGACTGCTggattgaccttctccctagcTCCATTCCGCCCCGGTGACAACTGTACTGCAGGATTTATATGTCCTTTCCCGCCGGCACAGGGTTCTTATTTGTGaaaaaggacaagaccctgcaccCGTGCATCGACTACCGGGGACTCAATGACATAACGGTGAAGAACTGctacccgctaccactcatctcctcggcTTTCGAGCTGCTCCAGCGGGCCACCGTGTTTTCCATGCTGGATCTACggaacgcctaccacctggtgagaatacaggagggggatgagtggaagaccgccTTCAACATGGCCAGCAGCCATTACGAGTATTTGGGCATGCCATTTGGCCTCACCAACACCCCTGCTGTGTTCCAGACTCTGGTAAATGATGTTCCCCGTGACATATTTAACCGGTTCATCTTCGTCTACATCGATTACATCCTCGTCTTCTCCGGCTCCCCCCAAGAACATGCCCCACGTCCAACAGGTTCTTcaacgcctcctggagaaccagctgtttgTTATGGcagagaagtgtgagttccatcgctccaccatccccTTTCTGGGGTACATCATCTCCGCTGGGAGTGTCCAGAGGGATCCCGGGAAGGTGAGAGCTGTGGTGGATTGGCCccgtccagggtgcagctgcaactTTTCCTGGGGTTCGCCAACTTCTATTGCCGCTTCATCCgcggttacagcaccctggcttcccccctgtcAACACTCACTTTTCCCAAGGCTGCTGACCGGGTGTTCCGGGACCTCAAACACCGCTTCACCACTGCTCCCATCCTGGTTCATGCTGACTCTTCCCATCAGTTCGTGATGGAGGCCGATGTGTCGAATGTAGGAGTGGGGAAGGTCCTGTCACAGCGTTCTGCCCTGGACCTGAAGCTACATCCCTGCGCCTTCTCCCATCGCCTCAACATCATGGAGAAAAACTACGATGTGGGAAATAGTGAGCTTCTCGCAGTGAAGATGGCTTTGGAGGaatggagacactggctggaagGGGCAGAACATGCGTTCATATGAACCAACCACAAacagcccagctcatggtgcagcacgttttccggatccatggactgcccATGGACATGGTCTCCGAACAGAGccctcagttctcgtcccgggttctggaaggcgttctgcaccctcattgggtcgtcggccagcctgtcctctgggttcAACCCCCAGTCCAATGGCAGgtcggagcgagccaaccagGACCTTGAGACAACTTTGCGCTGCCTggtctccgccaaccccaccacctggagccagcagcttgtgtgggtggaatacacaacccttccctgctctgccacgGGCCTATCACCCTTTGAATGTTCCCCGGGGTATCAGCCCCTGCTCTTCACCGAGCAGGAGGTAGAGGTCGGCGtaccttctgcccagatgtttgtccaccGCTGTCgtcgtacctggaggagagccaggtcggccctcctcaagaccacctTCAGGTATCAACGACAAGCGGATCGCTATCAGACTCCGGCATCGTCtcgggcagaaggtatggctatccacccgggatctgcccctccgggt from Oncorhynchus clarkii lewisi isolate Uvic-CL-2024 chromosome 7, UVic_Ocla_1.0, whole genome shotgun sequence includes the following:
- the LOC139413644 gene encoding E3 ubiquitin-protein ligase NRDP1-like isoform X3, whose product is MGYDVTRFQGEVDEDLLCPICSGVLEEPVQAPHCEHAFCNACITQWFSQQQICPVDRSVVTLAHLRPVPRIMRNMLSKLQITCDNAGFGCTAVLRLDQLQSHLRDCQHNPKRPFQCEQGCGLEMPKDEVSSHNCIKHLRSVVQQQQGKVTDLDKTAAEHKHQLAEQKRDIQLLKAYMRAIRSANPNLQNLEETIEYNEILEWVNSLQPARVTRWGGMISTPDAVLQAVIKRSLIDSGCPPSIVNDLIENAHERNWPAGLATLETRQMNRRYYENYVAKHIPGKQAVVVMACENQHMGEDMILEPGLVMIFAHGVEEIL
- the LOC139413644 gene encoding E3 ubiquitin-protein ligase NRDP1-like isoform X1, with the protein product MWSRESRKKWISCWHANPNTDANTHFSRTSLPRPQVAHFLPIILPQWSLISMSRRAVDSGPRKKRHRLGSIPLSWVKGRTQDPLRESHIPGRTDGCSWIWGCAMGYDVTRFQGEVDEDLLCPICSGVLEEPVQAPHCEHAFCNACITQWFSQQQICPVDRSVVTLAHLRPVPRIMRNMLSKLQITCDNAGFGCTAVLRLDQLQSHLRDCQHNPKRPFQCEQGCGLEMPKDEVSSHNCIKHLRSVVQQQQGKVTDLDKTAAEHKHQLAEQKRDIQLLKAYMRAIRSANPNLQNLEETIEYNEILEWVNSLQPARVTRWGGMISTPDAVLQAVIKRSLIDSGCPPSIVNDLIENAHERNWPAGLATLETRQMNRRYYENYVAKHIPGKQAVVVMACENQHMGEDMILEPGLVMIFAHGVEEIL
- the LOC139413644 gene encoding E3 ubiquitin-protein ligase NRDP1-like isoform X2 gives rise to the protein MSRRAVDSGPRKKRHRLGSIPLSWVKGRTQDPLRESHIPGRTDGCSWIWGCAMGYDVTRFQGEVDEDLLCPICSGVLEEPVQAPHCEHAFCNACITQWFSQQQICPVDRSVVTLAHLRPVPRIMRNMLSKLQITCDNAGFGCTAVLRLDQLQSHLRDCQHNPKRPFQCEQGCGLEMPKDEVSSHNCIKHLRSVVQQQQGKVTDLDKTAAEHKHQLAEQKRDIQLLKAYMRAIRSANPNLQNLEETIEYNEILEWVNSLQPARVTRWGGMISTPDAVLQAVIKRSLIDSGCPPSIVNDLIENAHERNWPAGLATLETRQMNRRYYENYVAKHIPGKQAVVVMACENQHMGEDMILEPGLVMIFAHGVEEIL